The following proteins are encoded in a genomic region of Pikeienuella piscinae:
- a CDS encoding prephenate/arogenate dehydrogenase family protein, with protein MSAHFERVALIGLGLIGGSIALAARRAGAAGRIVGYARSEQTRAAARRLGLCDEVAESAAEAVAGADLVILCVPVGAMRAVAAEIGPALAEGVVVSDVGSVKGAVIAALEVLPAHVHVVPAHPLAGTEHSGPESGFAELFDNRYCLVTPLPGGDSGAKGRLADFWRALGANVEEMAPERHDLVLAVTSHAPHLIAYTMVGVADDMRRVTKSEVIKYSAAGFRDFTRIAASDPTMWRDVFLNNKAATLEILGRFTEELFALQRAIRTGDGDQLHDYFTRTRAIRRGIIDAGQDTAAPDFGRAPTRKPDVRKPSE; from the coding sequence GTGAGCGCGCATTTCGAGCGGGTGGCGTTGATTGGGCTCGGTCTGATCGGCGGCTCGATCGCTCTCGCGGCCAGGCGCGCCGGCGCGGCCGGGCGCATCGTCGGCTACGCGCGGAGCGAGCAGACGCGCGCAGCCGCGCGACGGCTCGGCCTGTGCGACGAGGTCGCCGAAAGCGCGGCCGAGGCGGTCGCGGGCGCGGATCTCGTCATACTCTGTGTGCCGGTCGGCGCAATGCGGGCGGTCGCGGCGGAGATCGGCCCGGCGCTTGCGGAAGGGGTCGTCGTCTCCGATGTCGGTTCGGTCAAGGGCGCCGTGATCGCAGCGCTCGAAGTTCTGCCGGCGCATGTTCACGTGGTTCCCGCGCACCCCCTGGCCGGGACCGAGCACAGCGGACCGGAGTCGGGATTCGCTGAGCTTTTCGATAACCGCTATTGCCTGGTCACGCCGTTACCGGGGGGCGATTCGGGCGCGAAGGGCCGGTTGGCCGACTTCTGGCGGGCGCTCGGCGCGAATGTCGAGGAGATGGCGCCCGAGCGGCACGATCTCGTGCTAGCGGTCACCTCCCACGCACCGCATCTTATCGCCTACACGATGGTCGGCGTCGCCGACGATATGCGCCGCGTGACCAAGTCGGAGGTCATCAAGTATTCCGCCGCCGGGTTTCGCGACTTCACCCGCATCGCGGCCTCCGACCCGACGATGTGGCGCGATGTCTTCCTGAACAACAAGGCGGCTACGCTGGAGATTCTTGGCCGCTTCACCGAGGAGCTCTTCGCGCTTCAGCGGGCGATCCGCACCGGCGACGGGGATCAGCTTCACGATTATTTCACCCGCACCCGGGCGATCCGGCGCGGAATCATCGACGCGGGGCAGGACACCGCGGCGCCCGATTTCGGCCGCGCGCCGACACGAAAACCGGATGTGCGAAAGCCGAGCGAATGA
- the hisC gene encoding histidinol-phosphate transaminase: protein MTSERAAATPRPGVMAIAPYQVGGARIDGAAPAFKLSANENPWGPSPRAVAAYREAACRLADYPDADSGALRRAIGEVQGLDPDRIICGNGSDELLQLLALAYARDGDEVVYSRHGFLLYPSYALMNGATPVAAAETDLTADVDALLAACSERTRLVYLANPNNPTGTRLNAQEIERLAVGVPENALLVIDGAYAEFVDAEDFDAGASLIARRPNVVMTRTFSKIYGLAALRVGWMHAAPDVIDVINRIRGPYNLNMAAQAAAAEAMRDVEYTARIKAETLRLRASLTAALGDAGVPTTGSECNFVLAHFGTAPETGAAAADAYLKARGIIARRMEAYGLAGHLRISIGTEAACVAVAEAVAAFRGVS from the coding sequence ATGACCAGTGAGAGAGCGGCCGCGACGCCGCGCCCGGGCGTGATGGCGATCGCGCCCTATCAGGTTGGCGGCGCGAGGATTGACGGCGCCGCGCCGGCTTTCAAGCTCTCCGCCAATGAAAACCCCTGGGGGCCGAGCCCGCGCGCCGTCGCGGCGTATCGGGAGGCCGCCTGCCGCCTCGCCGACTATCCCGACGCCGACAGCGGCGCGCTTCGCCGCGCGATCGGTGAGGTGCAGGGGCTGGATCCGGATCGCATCATCTGCGGCAACGGCTCGGACGAGCTCCTGCAGCTTCTCGCCTTGGCCTATGCGCGCGACGGCGACGAGGTGGTCTATTCGCGGCACGGCTTCCTGCTTTACCCATCCTACGCGCTGATGAACGGCGCGACGCCCGTCGCCGCGGCGGAAACGGATCTCACAGCCGACGTCGACGCGCTCCTCGCCGCGTGCTCGGAGCGGACGCGGCTGGTCTACCTCGCCAATCCGAACAACCCGACCGGCACGCGGCTGAACGCGCAGGAGATCGAGCGGCTCGCGGTCGGCGTTCCGGAGAACGCGCTTCTGGTCATCGACGGCGCCTACGCCGAATTCGTCGACGCCGAGGACTTTGACGCCGGCGCATCGCTGATCGCGCGCCGGCCGAACGTGGTGATGACGCGGACCTTTTCGAAGATATACGGGCTCGCCGCGCTCCGCGTCGGCTGGATGCACGCGGCGCCGGATGTCATCGACGTGATTAACCGGATACGCGGGCCCTACAACCTCAACATGGCGGCGCAGGCCGCGGCGGCTGAGGCGATGCGCGATGTCGAATACACGGCGCGGATAAAGGCGGAGACGCTGCGTCTTCGCGCTTCCCTCACCGCCGCGCTAGGTGACGCCGGAGTTCCGACGACAGGTTCCGAATGCAATTTCGTGCTGGCGCATTTCGGAACCGCGCCCGAGACCGGCGCCGCGGCCGCCGATGCCTATCTGAAGGCGCGCGGGATCATCGCCCGGCGGATGGAGGCGTATGGCCTCGCCGGCCATTTACGGATCTCGATCGGAACCGAGGCCGCGTGCGTCGCCGTCGCGGAGGCCGTCGCCGCATTCCGGGGCGTATCGTGA
- a CDS encoding class I SAM-dependent methyltransferase codes for MHLDVIELRRFYYRTPLGRVAQMAIRGALDAHWPEMRGGNLASFGFGQPFIRPFRRKAQRAVGLMPAEMGAFHWPVDGANLSVLADGRRWPLATGFVDRLLIVHALENSERPGSLLAEAHRVLAPGGRALIIVPNRTGLWARREANPFGHGRPYSFSQLERLLRDHQLEPVGHSAALYAPPSQRRFWIRMARTAEAVGRRLDARRLAGVIIVEAVKTAYAAPRTGAPATMKTPLEVLGGIVRPAPKPAASRFRNRRWRRSG; via the coding sequence ATGCATCTCGACGTGATCGAGTTGAGGCGGTTTTATTACCGCACCCCGCTCGGCCGCGTGGCGCAGATGGCGATTCGTGGCGCGCTCGACGCCCACTGGCCGGAAATGCGCGGCGGCAATCTCGCTTCTTTCGGGTTCGGCCAGCCCTTCATCCGGCCTTTCCGGCGCAAGGCGCAGCGCGCGGTCGGTCTGATGCCGGCCGAGATGGGCGCGTTTCACTGGCCGGTCGACGGGGCGAACCTGAGCGTTCTCGCGGATGGCAGACGCTGGCCGCTCGCCACCGGATTCGTGGATCGCTTGCTGATCGTCCACGCGCTCGAGAACTCCGAACGTCCCGGCTCGCTGTTGGCCGAGGCGCACCGCGTGCTGGCCCCGGGCGGGCGGGCGCTGATCATCGTTCCCAATCGCACCGGGCTCTGGGCGCGGCGGGAGGCCAACCCTTTCGGTCACGGCAGGCCTTATTCTTTCAGCCAGCTTGAGCGCCTCCTGCGCGATCATCAGCTTGAACCCGTCGGTCATTCCGCCGCGCTCTACGCGCCGCCGTCGCAGCGCCGGTTCTGGATCCGCATGGCGCGGACGGCGGAGGCGGTGGGCCGCCGGCTGGATGCGCGCCGCCTCGCCGGCGTGATCATTGTCGAGGCGGTGAAGACCGCCTACGCCGCGCCGCGCACCGGGGCGCCGGCGACGATGAAAACACCGCTGGAGGTTCTTGGCGGCATCGTCAGGCCCGCGCCGAAACCGGCGGCGTCACGATTCCGCAATCGGCGTTGGCGGCGTTCCGGTTGA
- the gloB gene encoding hydroxyacylglutathione hydrolase, with the protein MSIETIVIPCREDNYGYILRDAATGVVAVVDAPEATPLIAALEERGWGLDLILLTHHHHDHIDGVEALRSRFGAKVFGAAADAHRLPPLDRELAEGDEVAVGESAGRVIDVSGHTVGHVAYLFDGSAFTADSLMALGCGRVFEGTHLMMWESLSKFLGLPPETLIYSGHNYGAANGRFALSIEPENDALRHRIERISEADAAGKPICPTTLAEELATNPFLRAREPGVKAAVGLDGADDAGVFAEIRRRKDRF; encoded by the coding sequence ATGTCTATCGAGACAATCGTCATTCCCTGCCGGGAAGACAATTACGGCTACATCCTGCGCGACGCCGCCACAGGCGTCGTCGCCGTCGTGGACGCGCCGGAAGCCACGCCGCTGATCGCGGCGCTGGAGGAACGGGGGTGGGGTCTCGATCTGATCCTGCTCACCCATCACCACCACGACCATATCGACGGCGTGGAGGCGCTTCGGTCGCGCTTCGGCGCCAAGGTCTTCGGTGCGGCCGCGGACGCACACCGGCTGCCGCCGCTCGACAGGGAACTCGCCGAAGGCGACGAGGTCGCGGTCGGAGAAAGCGCCGGACGGGTGATCGACGTCTCGGGCCACACGGTCGGCCATGTCGCCTATCTCTTCGATGGTTCGGCCTTCACCGCCGACAGTCTCATGGCGCTCGGCTGCGGACGGGTTTTCGAGGGCACGCACCTGATGATGTGGGAGAGCCTTTCAAAGTTCCTCGGACTGCCGCCGGAGACGCTGATCTATTCCGGTCACAATTACGGCGCCGCCAATGGCCGCTTCGCCCTGTCGATCGAACCGGAGAACGACGCGCTGAGGCATCGTATTGAGCGGATCTCAGAAGCCGACGCCGCCGGAAAGCCGATCTGCCCGACGACGCTGGCGGAGGAGTTGGCGACGAACCCGTTTCTCCGGGCACGCGAGCCTGGCGTGAAGGCGGCGGTCGGGCTGGATGGGGCAGACGACGCCGGAGTTTTCGCCGAGATCAGGCGGCGCAAGGATCGGTTCTGA
- a CDS encoding DUF2794 domain-containing protein, with protein MILNVYGRMVAAGEWRDYSIDFLSERAVFSVFRRATEHPLFRIEKNPRFAAKQGAYAVYGHDGRVLKRGAELKQVMRVFDSKRLKLVD; from the coding sequence GTGATTCTGAACGTCTACGGTCGCATGGTCGCGGCGGGCGAATGGCGCGATTATTCGATCGACTTTCTCTCCGAGCGGGCGGTCTTTTCGGTGTTCCGCCGGGCGACGGAGCATCCGCTGTTTCGAATTGAGAAGAATCCCCGCTTTGCGGCGAAGCAGGGGGCCTACGCGGTGTACGGCCACGACGGGCGCGTCCTGAAACGTGGCGCCGAGCTGAAACAGGTGATGCGGGTCTTCGATTCGAAACGGCTAAAGCTGGTGGATTAG
- a CDS encoding gamma-glutamyltransferase family protein, with product MRDFHMPGRSGVFAMNGICATSSPIAAQAAVAILEDGGNAMDAAITAAVLLGLCEPSSTGIGGDMFALIRPAGGEKITGFNASGRAPAALDAARLRDAGESAIPLRSAHAVTVPGAIDGFCRLAEDWGRKGLAACLAPSIRYAEEGVPVGPRTAFDWKKNAATLQGDGAKHYLDNGAPYALGAVFRAPGQAEILRRVAEQGRAGFYEGEVMEDMVDSLRALGGLHTAEDFAATAADYVNPVSATYRGYELVELPPNGQGVTALLIANILSHFDVASLDPFGAERAHLEAEATKLAYEARDRFVADPAHALTDRMLSTETAKRLAALIDMNRAAPTPPPAAAAVHKDTVYLTTADKDGMVVSMIYSIFHAFGSGLASKKFGVNFQNRGAGFVLTDGHPNELRGGKRPLHTIIPAMIRKDGKLFASYGVMGGQYQSTGHMRVLSNIADFGMDPQEALDAPRAFADPYDGKLHIERGYFPEARAELEKRGHVLLTPDAPIGGAQMIRLHENGVYEGASDPRKDGCAIGC from the coding sequence ATGCGCGACTTCCACATGCCCGGCCGATCCGGCGTTTTCGCCATGAACGGCATCTGCGCCACATCCAGCCCGATCGCGGCGCAGGCGGCGGTGGCGATCCTTGAGGATGGCGGTAACGCGATGGACGCGGCCATCACGGCCGCGGTGCTGCTCGGCCTTTGTGAGCCGTCTTCGACCGGGATCGGCGGCGACATGTTCGCGCTGATCCGCCCGGCCGGAGGGGAAAAGATCACCGGCTTCAACGCTTCGGGCCGCGCGCCCGCCGCGCTCGACGCGGCGCGTCTGCGCGACGCGGGCGAAAGCGCAATTCCGCTCCGCTCTGCGCACGCGGTCACAGTGCCCGGCGCGATCGACGGCTTCTGTCGTCTGGCCGAGGATTGGGGACGGAAGGGACTCGCCGCATGTCTCGCGCCCTCTATCCGCTACGCTGAGGAAGGGGTCCCGGTCGGCCCGCGCACCGCGTTCGACTGGAAGAAGAACGCCGCTACGCTTCAGGGCGACGGCGCGAAACATTATCTCGACAATGGCGCGCCTTACGCGCTCGGCGCGGTGTTCCGCGCGCCCGGACAGGCCGAGATCCTCCGCCGTGTCGCCGAACAGGGCCGGGCCGGTTTCTACGAGGGCGAGGTGATGGAGGACATGGTCGACAGCCTGCGGGCGCTCGGCGGGCTCCACACCGCCGAGGATTTCGCGGCGACCGCGGCGGATTACGTCAATCCCGTCTCCGCGACCTATCGCGGCTATGAGTTGGTTGAGCTGCCGCCGAACGGCCAGGGGGTGACCGCGCTCCTCATCGCCAACATCCTCTCGCATTTCGATGTCGCTTCACTCGACCCGTTCGGCGCCGAGCGCGCGCATCTGGAGGCGGAGGCCACCAAGCTCGCCTATGAGGCCCGCGACCGTTTCGTCGCCGACCCGGCGCATGCGCTGACAGACCGGATGCTTTCGACCGAGACGGCGAAGCGGCTCGCCGCGCTGATCGACATGAACCGCGCCGCGCCGACGCCGCCGCCGGCCGCCGCCGCGGTGCACAAGGATACGGTCTATCTGACGACGGCCGACAAGGACGGCATGGTCGTCTCGATGATCTACTCGATTTTCCACGCCTTCGGCTCCGGTCTCGCCTCGAAGAAATTCGGCGTCAACTTCCAGAACAGGGGCGCCGGATTCGTGCTGACCGACGGGCATCCGAACGAACTGAGGGGCGGCAAGCGTCCGCTTCACACGATCATCCCCGCGATGATCCGCAAGGACGGCAAGCTGTTCGCGTCTTACGGCGTGATGGGCGGGCAATACCAGTCCACCGGCCATATGCGAGTTTTGAGCAATATCGCCGATTTCGGCATGGACCCGCAGGAGGCGCTGGACGCGCCGCGCGCCTTCGCGGATCCCTATGACGGCAAGCTGCACATCGAACGCGGCTATTTCCCCGAGGCGCGCGCGGAACTGGAGAAGCGGGGCCATGTGCTGTTGACCCCGGACGCGCCGATCGGCGGCGCGCAGATGATCCGTCTGCATGAGAACGGCGTCTATGAGGGGGCGTCGGACCCGCGAAAGGACGGCTGCGCCATCGGCTGCTGA
- a CDS encoding c-type cytochrome: MAGAGKRSAGIGALALSTALLIGGAWLFWSKANDQSAAERAYESAAPAAASTPELSRDGARGRVAFNAACAACHGRDAAGGPGGPPLIHRIYEPSHHGDESIRRAVRNGVKAHHWNFGDMPPQPDMSPETVETVISFLRETQAANGIR, from the coding sequence ATGGCCGGCGCGGGAAAAAGGTCGGCGGGGATTGGCGCTCTCGCGCTGTCCACGGCGTTGCTGATTGGCGGGGCGTGGCTGTTCTGGTCAAAAGCGAACGACCAGAGCGCCGCCGAGCGCGCCTATGAAAGCGCCGCCCCCGCCGCCGCTTCGACGCCCGAACTCAGCCGGGACGGCGCGCGCGGCCGGGTCGCGTTCAACGCCGCCTGCGCCGCCTGCCACGGCCGCGACGCGGCCGGCGGGCCGGGCGGGCCGCCGCTCATTCACCGGATTTACGAGCCGTCGCACCACGGAGACGAATCGATCCGCCGCGCGGTCCGCAACGGGGTGAAGGCGCACCACTGGAATTTCGGCGACATGCCGCCGCAACCCGACATGAGCCCCGAGACGGTGGAGACGGTGATCTCCTTCCTGCGCGAGACTCAGGCCGCGAACGGCATCCGCTGA
- a CDS encoding MerR family DNA-binding protein codes for MRIGDAAAMAGLPVKTVRYYADIGLVSPSRATNGYRDYSNADARRLGFIGRARALGFTLAECRRLLALYEDETRASADVKAITEEHIAALDAKMAALATLRNELASIADACAGDASPRCPIIEHLASG; via the coding sequence ATGCGGATCGGAGATGCGGCGGCGATGGCTGGGTTGCCGGTCAAGACGGTGCGCTATTATGCCGATATCGGCCTTGTTTCGCCGTCCCGCGCGACGAACGGGTATCGCGACTATTCCAACGCGGACGCGCGCCGGCTCGGCTTCATCGGCCGGGCGCGCGCGTTGGGTTTCACGCTCGCGGAGTGCCGCAGGCTGCTGGCGCTCTACGAGGACGAGACCCGCGCGAGCGCCGATGTCAAGGCGATCACCGAAGAGCATATCGCCGCGCTCGACGCCAAGATGGCGGCGCTGGCGACGCTCCGGAACGAACTGGCGAGCATCGCCGACGCCTGCGCCGGCGACGCCAGTCCGCGCTGCCCGATCATTGAACATCTGGCGAGCGGCTGA
- the argB gene encoding acetylglutamate kinase yields the protein MEKSRAMKRDWIATARTLSEALPYMQRHHGATVVVKFGGHAMGDEEAMANFARDIVLMKQCGLHPVVVHGGGPQIDDMLKRLKIESTFIDGKRVTDEATVEIVEMVLAGRINKHIVRALNAQGGRAVGLSGKDADLIVCEKALKWIKDPESNIERVLDLGFVGQPVEVNPDVLFMFIEGDFIPVVAPVGVGRDGETYNINGDTAAGAVAGAMNADRLLLLTDVAGVKDAEGDVITRLTAETVQGLTEEGVIAGGMIPKTETALDAIRAGVKAVVIMDGRAPHACLLELFTEHGAGTMILP from the coding sequence ATGGAGAAGTCCCGCGCCATGAAACGCGACTGGATCGCCACCGCCCGCACCCTGAGTGAGGCGCTGCCCTATATGCAGCGCCACCACGGCGCCACCGTCGTGGTGAAGTTCGGCGGGCACGCTATGGGAGACGAGGAGGCGATGGCGAATTTCGCACGCGACATCGTCCTGATGAAGCAATGCGGGCTGCACCCCGTCGTGGTCCATGGCGGCGGACCGCAGATCGACGACATGCTGAAACGATTGAAGATCGAGTCGACCTTCATCGACGGCAAGCGCGTCACCGACGAGGCGACCGTGGAAATCGTCGAGATGGTCCTCGCCGGGCGGATCAACAAGCACATCGTGCGGGCGCTGAACGCGCAGGGCGGCCGCGCGGTCGGCCTTTCAGGCAAGGACGCCGATCTCATCGTCTGCGAAAAGGCGCTGAAATGGATCAAGGATCCCGAGAGCAACATCGAGCGGGTTCTCGACCTCGGCTTCGTCGGCCAGCCGGTCGAAGTGAACCCGGATGTGCTCTTCATGTTCATCGAGGGTGATTTCATTCCCGTCGTGGCGCCTGTCGGGGTCGGGCGCGACGGCGAGACCTACAATATCAATGGCGACACCGCCGCCGGGGCCGTGGCCGGCGCGATGAACGCCGACCGGTTGCTGCTGCTCACCGATGTCGCAGGGGTAAAAGACGCCGAGGGCGACGTCATCACCCGCCTCACTGCGGAGACCGTTCAGGGCCTGACAGAGGAAGGCGTGATCGCTGGCGGCATGATTCCGAAGACGGAGACCGCGCTCGACGCGATCCGCGCCGGGGTCAAGGCCGTGGTGATCATGGACGGACGCGCGCCACACGCGTGCCTGCTGGAGCTTTTCACCGAACATGGCGCGGGAACGATGATCCTGCCCTGA